The Prochlorococcus marinus str. MIT 1214 sequence TATTGAAGCAATTGCATTAGGAGCATTAAATCTTACTCCTGGAGTTCAAATAAAAGATGTTCTAAATAAGGGGGTAAGTTTAAAATGCTGGAATAAAAAAAATAAAAAACATATATGGCATCCTCTTTTTTTAGCAGGTCAACCATGGCCAACAAGTAAACCTCTAGAAATAATTTTAGCCACAAGCATAAATAATCAATTAAGCATAGATTTAATAATTGGAGAACCTGTGGAAGAAGGCTCACATGAGATTATCTATATTAATGGATTACCTACTTTATCAAAAATAGAATCCAAGGATAAAATCAAGAAGATAAATAATAGTGTTATTTCAATTCCTATTGATCCTCCTGGTGAAATTGGTCAGGATTGTATTAAATTAAAGTTTAATATTAATGAAAATTGTCAACTAGAAGTGGAAGGTATAGATTTACGAAATAATAAGCAAATAACTAATAAGAATCTCGGTGAAATCAGATAACTATTTTAAAATTTCTAAGATTATTCTTTTATGATTCTTTTACATAAGAATATACCCTCTTCTCAATCAAATTCTATTAATCTAAGGTTAATAGTCTCATCTTTACTAGTTGGAACTATGCGTCCACAAAAATCTGGTTGAATTGGGACCTCTCTATGGCATCTACCTACCATCGCAAGTAGACTAACTCTTTTGCACTACTCCATGAATTTAGAGCTTCTAATGTTGCTTTAATGGTTCTTCCATTAAAGATAACCTCATCAATTAAAATAACTTCTCTATCGTCAACGGTAGAAGGTAAATCTGTCACTTGAGCTAATCAAGTCCCAACTCTCGAAAGATCATCTCTATGAAGGTAGGGTCTAAACAACCATTATCAACTGGTAGAGCAGATAAATCCTCTATGTAAATTGATAATAATTTAGACAAATGAACTCCTCTAGTGGGTATTCCAATAAGCAATATCGACCTTGTATTTGGAACCTTTTCCAAAATTCAAGAAGCCAATCTTTTAATGGTTCTATCAGGCTCTGTTTTTGAAAGAATTTCTATCTTTTTTTGAAGTGCTTTATCTGACATCTTTTAAAGTCTTTAAAATTTTATTTTTTCTTAGGAATAGCTGAGATTTTTTTTTAATCTAATAGGGAAAAGCTAACCAAACATCAAAGTATTAGCCTCTTTACCAATTAGGAAGTAATTTAATACGAAAGGAAACCATCTAAAGAAACAAATTTCTTTGAATGTCAAGCAGTAAGCCAACTGTTTCAATGAATAAAATGCAAGTAGCGCCAGTAGTCCTGGCGATACTTGATGGTTGGGGCCATAGAGAAGAAAGTGAACATAATGCGGTAAAACAGGCATCAACTCCTGTAATTGATGCCTTATGGCATGCTTATCCTCATACTCTTATAGAGGCTAGCGGTGCAGATGTAGGGCTTCCAGATGAACAAATGGGTAACTCTGAAGTCGGCCATCTCACAATTGGAGCAGGAAGAATAATTCAGCAAGAACTAGTTCGAATATCCAATACCGTTAAAGAAAATAAATTAATTACAAATCATGCTCTGAATGAACTTTCCAAATCCTTAGATACAGATGGAAAGACACTACACATAATGGGACTTTGCTCAGATGGAGGGGTTCATAGTCACATCAATCATTTATGTGGATTAATTGAATGGGCTGCCAAGAAGGGGCTAAAAAATGTTTCATTGCACTTATTTACTGACGGTAGAGATACCTCGGCAAAGAGTGCATCTAAATATATAAACACTATAGAAACAAAAATCAACTCAACAGGAGTAGGAGAAATTGCATCAATTTGCGGTAGATATTGGGCTATGGATCGAGATAATCGATGGGAAAGGACGTCAAAAGCCTATGAATTACTTACTAACCCTCACTTTGCAATAAGCAAGCTATCAGCCAAAGAAAGCATCAATAAAAGCTATCAAGAAGGAATAACAGATGAATTCATTGAACCAGTTAGACTTACCTCCTCATTCTTAAAAGATGGAGATGGAGTGGTTTTTTTTAATTTCCGACCTGACAGAGCTAGGCAATTAGTCAAGGCACTTAAATTAAAAGATTTCGATGGATTTGATAGGAAAAACAAAATAGATATTGATGTACTTACCTTTACACAATATGAATCAGGTCTTCCAGTCTCTGTGGCTTTTCCACCTGAACCTCTAAATGATTTGTTAGGTCAAGTAGTTTCTGCTCATGGCTTAAATCAATATCGCACAGCTGAAACTGAAAAATATCCACACGTAACGTATTTTTTAAATGGAGGCATTGAAAAACCACTAAAAGGAGAAGTAAGACATCTT is a genomic window containing:
- the gpmI gene encoding 2,3-bisphosphoglycerate-independent phosphoglycerate mutase; this encodes MSSSKPTVSMNKMQVAPVVLAILDGWGHREESEHNAVKQASTPVIDALWHAYPHTLIEASGADVGLPDEQMGNSEVGHLTIGAGRIIQQELVRISNTVKENKLITNHALNELSKSLDTDGKTLHIMGLCSDGGVHSHINHLCGLIEWAAKKGLKNVSLHLFTDGRDTSAKSASKYINTIETKINSTGVGEIASICGRYWAMDRDNRWERTSKAYELLTNPHFAISKLSAKESINKSYQEGITDEFIEPVRLTSSFLKDGDGVVFFNFRPDRARQLVKALKLKDFDGFDRKNKIDIDVLTFTQYESGLPVSVAFPPEPLNDLLGQVVSAHGLNQYRTAETEKYPHVTYFLNGGIEKPLKGEVRHLVPSPRVATYDLKPEMSADDLTESCIKAIETGIYSLVVINFANPDMVGHSGIMSAAIKANEKVDSCVGKLLNSIGKLGGSLLITADHGNSEMMIGPDGQPWTAHTTNPVPVILIEGEKRKLSGYGNDIKLRECGGGLSDLAPTLLHLLNLPKPKAMTGSTLIEPINLPKKPDLIPQPAY